The Clostridioides difficile genome has a segment encoding these proteins:
- a CDS encoding 3-hydroxybutyrate dehydrogenase produces MVKDKVVFVTGAASGIGKQIAESFLKNGSKVVFSDINQEALDNVTSELQKEGYDCANVKCDVTKEEEINHAIDMTLEKYERLDILINNAGLQHVAMIEDFPTDKFEFMIKIMLTAPFIATKKVFPIMKKQGFGRIINMASINGVIGFAGKAAYNSAKHGLIGLTKVAALEAADSGITVNAICPGYVDTPLVRGQFSDLSKTRNVPLESVLEEVLYPLVPQKRLLDVQEIADYAMFLASDKAKGITGQACLLDGGYTAQ; encoded by the coding sequence ATGGTTAAAGACAAAGTTGTATTCGTAACAGGAGCCGCAAGTGGAATAGGCAAACAAATAGCTGAATCATTCTTGAAGAATGGTTCTAAGGTAGTATTCTCTGATATAAATCAAGAAGCACTAGATAATGTTACATCAGAATTACAAAAAGAAGGTTATGATTGTGCAAATGTAAAGTGTGATGTAACTAAAGAGGAAGAAATTAACCATGCAATAGATATGACTCTAGAAAAATATGAAAGATTAGACATACTAATAAATAATGCTGGTCTTCAGCACGTTGCTATGATAGAAGATTTCCCAACTGATAAATTTGAATTTATGATAAAAATAATGTTAACAGCACCTTTTATAGCTACTAAAAAAGTATTTCCTATAATGAAAAAACAAGGCTTTGGTCGTATAATAAACATGGCTTCAATCAATGGCGTAATAGGATTTGCTGGTAAAGCTGCTTACAATTCAGCTAAACATGGACTTATAGGATTAACAAAAGTTGCTGCACTTGAAGCTGCTGACTCAGGTATAACAGTTAATGCTATATGCCCTGGATATGTAGATACTCCACTTGTTAGAGGTCAATTTAGTGACCTATCAAAAACTCGTAATGTACCACTAGAAAGTGTATTAGAAGAAGTTCTATACCCACTTGTACCTCAAAAACGTCTACTAGATGTTCAAGAAATTGCTGATTATGCGATGTTCTTAGCTAGTGATAAAGCCAAGGGAATTACAGGGCAAGCTTGCCTACTAGATGGAGGTTATACTGCACAGTAG
- a CDS encoding 3-oxoacid CoA-transferase subunit B has protein sequence MDKLEMQEYIANRVSKELKDGAVVNLGIGLPTKVANYIPDEVNVILQSENGFLGLGPAEDGNLSDETIVNAGGQSVTILPGGCFFDSATSFGIIRGGHVDVTVLGALQVDKYGNIANYMIPGKMVPGMGGAMDLVTGAKKVIVAMEHTSKGSAKILNNCTLPLTATNAVDLIVTEMGVIEVTADGLLLTEINPIFTLDEVLSATEAPLLLSDSLNKNASII, from the coding sequence ATGGATAAATTAGAAATGCAAGAATATATTGCAAACAGAGTCTCTAAAGAATTAAAGGATGGAGCTGTTGTAAATCTTGGTATAGGCTTACCAACCAAAGTAGCAAATTATATTCCAGATGAGGTAAACGTTATTTTGCAATCTGAAAATGGATTTTTAGGTCTAGGCCCAGCTGAAGATGGAAATTTAAGTGATGAAACTATTGTAAATGCTGGTGGACAATCAGTTACTATTCTTCCTGGAGGTTGTTTTTTCGATAGTGCCACTTCTTTTGGAATAATCAGAGGAGGTCATGTAGATGTAACTGTTCTTGGAGCACTTCAAGTTGACAAATATGGTAACATAGCTAATTATATGATTCCAGGTAAAATGGTTCCTGGTATGGGTGGAGCTATGGACTTAGTAACTGGAGCAAAAAAAGTCATTGTAGCAATGGAACACACTTCAAAAGGTTCTGCAAAAATATTGAATAACTGTACGCTCCCACTTACTGCAACTAATGCTGTAGATTTAATTGTGACTGAGATGGGAGTTATAGAGGTAACGGCAGACGGGCTTCTCCTTACAGAAATAAATCCTATCTTCACATTGGATGAAGTTCTTTCTGCTACTGAAGCACCTCTATTATTATCAGATTCATTAAATAAAAATGCATCGATTATTTAA
- a CDS encoding CoA transferase subunit A: MNKIVSIDKALSHIKDGDTVMVGGFMANGSPENLIDYLCDKGIKDLTLVCNDTGFIDKGVGKMVVNKQFKKIIASHIGLNKETGRQMNDNETDVELVPQGTLAEQIRAAGYGLGGILTPTGIGTLIEEGKQKIVVDGKEYLLEKPIHADIALLFASKVDKAGNLVYKGSMNNFNNLMASAANVTIVEADEIVEIGDVDPNEVTTPGIFVNYIVEGGNL; this comes from the coding sequence ATGAATAAAATAGTTAGCATTGATAAGGCTCTATCTCATATCAAAGATGGAGATACAGTAATGGTTGGTGGATTCATGGCCAATGGTTCCCCAGAAAATTTGATTGATTATTTATGTGATAAAGGTATAAAAGATTTAACATTAGTTTGTAATGATACTGGTTTTATTGACAAGGGTGTTGGAAAGATGGTTGTTAATAAGCAGTTCAAAAAGATAATTGCCTCTCACATAGGATTAAACAAAGAAACAGGAAGACAGATGAATGATAATGAAACAGATGTTGAATTAGTTCCTCAAGGAACTCTTGCTGAACAAATTCGTGCAGCTGGTTATGGCTTAGGTGGAATACTAACACCAACTGGTATTGGTACTCTTATAGAAGAAGGAAAGCAAAAGATTGTTGTTGATGGTAAAGAATATCTTCTTGAAAAACCAATTCATGCTGATATTGCTCTTTTATTTGCTTCAAAGGTAGATAAAGCAGGTAACTTAGTTTACAAAGGCTCTATGAATAACTTTAATAATTTAATGGCTTCAGCTGCTAATGTTACAATAGTTGAAGCAGATGAAATTGTTGAAATAGGTGATGTTGACCCAAATGAAGTTACTACACCAGGTATTTTTGTGAATTACATCGTTGAAGGAGGTAATTTATAA
- a CDS encoding acetyl-CoA C-acetyltransferase, translated as MKDVVIVSAVRTPIGNFGGVFKNTSAVQLGVVTVKEAISRIKLDLSEIDEVIIGNVLQAGLGQNVARQIAINSGIPNSVPSYTVNKLCGSGLKSIQLAAQSIIAGENDVVIAGGTENMSQSPYIIPTARFGSKMGNVNMVDSMLTDGLIDAFNQYHMGITAENVADKFGITREMQDKIALESQNKAEEAIKNNRFKDEIVPVEVAINRREIKTIDTDEYPKLSMTSEILAKLKPAFKKDGTVTAGNASGINDGAAMLILMSQQKADELGLKALATIKSYASSGVEPEIMGTGPIPATKKALEKAGININDIDLVEANEAFAAQALAVKNELQIDSSKLNVNGGAIALGHPIGASGARVLVTLIYEMQKRKVETGLATLCIGGGQGIAMIVSR; from the coding sequence ATGAAAGATGTAGTAATTGTATCAGCAGTAAGAACACCTATAGGAAACTTTGGGGGAGTATTTAAAAATACTTCTGCTGTTCAACTTGGAGTTGTGACTGTTAAGGAGGCTATATCACGTATAAAACTTGATTTATCTGAAATAGATGAAGTGATAATTGGAAATGTTCTACAAGCAGGGCTTGGACAAAATGTTGCTAGACAAATTGCCATAAACTCAGGTATACCAAATTCTGTACCAAGTTATACAGTGAATAAATTATGTGGTTCAGGACTTAAAAGTATTCAACTAGCAGCTCAATCAATCATAGCTGGTGAAAATGATGTAGTAATTGCAGGTGGTACTGAAAATATGAGTCAATCACCTTACATTATTCCCACTGCTCGTTTTGGTAGTAAGATGGGCAATGTTAATATGGTAGATAGTATGCTAACAGATGGTCTTATAGATGCTTTCAATCAATACCATATGGGAATCACTGCCGAAAATGTTGCTGATAAATTTGGAATTACAAGAGAAATGCAAGATAAAATAGCACTAGAAAGCCAAAATAAAGCTGAAGAAGCTATAAAAAACAATCGTTTCAAAGATGAAATTGTTCCAGTAGAAGTTGCAATAAATCGTAGAGAAATTAAAACTATTGATACAGATGAATATCCAAAATTAAGCATGACATCTGAAATACTAGCCAAGCTTAAACCTGCATTTAAAAAAGATGGTACTGTAACAGCTGGAAATGCATCAGGAATTAATGATGGTGCAGCAATGTTGATACTAATGAGTCAACAAAAAGCAGATGAACTTGGGCTTAAGGCACTTGCTACAATAAAATCATATGCATCATCTGGCGTAGAACCTGAAATCATGGGAACTGGTCCGATTCCTGCAACTAAAAAAGCACTAGAAAAAGCAGGTATTAATATTAACGATATAGACTTGGTAGAGGCAAATGAAGCATTTGCAGCACAAGCACTTGCAGTTAAAAATGAACTTCAAATAGATTCATCTAAATTAAATGTAAATGGTGGTGCAATAGCACTAGGACATCCAATAGGAGCAAGTGGAGCTAGAGTACTTGTAACCCTTATTTATGAAATGCAAAAACGTAAAGTAGAAACTGGCCTTGCAACACTTTGTATTGGTGGTGGCCAAGGAATAGCTATGATAGTTTCACGATAG
- a CDS encoding LysR family transcriptional regulator, whose amino-acid sequence MDIKQLKYFVEIVKSGFNLSIASKTLHISQPALSQIIKTFEENENVYLFERYKGRLNGLTPAGERFYVNAENIINEYKNMMEDLREDSVQFKGKVRIGIPPLILGIAFSDVVAQLVANNPDIEFDIVEKGAYDLSRMLILQELDYAVLLHPHKIDMSVVTEHVLQEDELTAFLNINHHLAKKDKIDWKDLNEELLAIFNPTFMIHHKLMQKFTDEKVKLKRYIMSGSWDFLLLSTTNSDFITILPSPVHDFFENSKIIEKPFNDPITWKVVLCRPKKERYSHVDEHVFKFIIEFFSKKNL is encoded by the coding sequence ATGGATATAAAACAGTTAAAATATTTTGTTGAAATAGTGAAATCTGGTTTTAATTTATCAATTGCATCAAAAACTCTTCACATATCTCAACCAGCCTTAAGTCAAATTATAAAAACATTTGAAGAAAATGAAAATGTATATTTATTTGAGAGGTATAAAGGCAGGTTAAATGGATTAACTCCAGCAGGAGAAAGATTTTATGTAAATGCAGAAAATATTATAAATGAATATAAAAATATGATGGAGGATTTAAGAGAAGATTCTGTTCAGTTTAAAGGGAAGGTTAGAATAGGTATACCACCACTTATACTTGGAATAGCTTTTTCTGATGTGGTTGCACAATTAGTTGCAAACAATCCAGATATAGAATTCGATATAGTAGAGAAGGGGGCATATGATTTAAGTAGAATGCTTATCTTACAGGAATTAGATTATGCAGTTCTTTTACATCCACATAAAATCGATATGAGTGTAGTAACAGAACATGTACTTCAAGAAGATGAACTTACTGCATTTTTAAATATAAATCATCATCTTGCAAAGAAAGATAAAATAGACTGGAAGGATTTAAATGAAGAATTGCTTGCAATATTTAACCCTACATTTATGATACATCATAAATTAATGCAAAAATTCACTGATGAAAAAGTTAAACTTAAGAGGTATATTATGTCTGGTTCTTGGGATTTCTTGTTGTTATCAACTACAAATTCTGATTTTATAACTATTTTACCATCACCAGTACATGATTTTTTTGAAAATAGTAAAATTATAGAAAAACCATTTAATGACCCTATTACATGGAAGGTTGTATTATGTAGACCTAAAAAAGAGCGTTATAGCCATGTAGATGAACATGTATTTAAATTTATTATAGAGTTCTTTAGTAAAAAGAATCTATAG